GATCCCGGATCATCCGACCTATAGGGCTTCCGACCTCAAAGGCTTGTCTTTGTCGACCACCTGCCGCGGCCGTAcctctccgaggtccggccaagggccatatcctgccactgccctaGCATTTATTACACATGATCCCGGCAAATCCCCAGTTcacgcaacaattaatgtgaatctccggcctacgcaacaattaatgtgaatctccggcctacgcaacaattaatgcgcgtggctcctttcatctacggatcctcagtTCTCCACAGCAAATCAGCTCGGCAGAGTCCTGTCAGCCATGATAAGTCTGACCCcagcctcaccgccgacatcaatgcaatgattcacccgatcgcgTGACGGCTCAGGTCGTACGACGACCTTACCTCCGACATCAGTATAATTATTTACTTGTCCGTGCACCAGATCAAGCAACGTGCCGAGCTGTACGACGGCCTTGCCCGgtcacatcgcaggtaaacccccctataaaagggaaccatgCTTctcaagggggggggggggaaacagagagagagagaaaagacacTACTGCTCCCATTTTCTTTGAACACtattttgccccctctgacttaagcatcggagggccggcgccggaaaacccggccaccggcttttctgcaggcacccagacggaggacgccgcccgccgacggatcaCCACTCCCTCGTGTTCGCCGACAGCTCCCCCTCCTCGACGgacgatcgcccccgggtccaatttccagcaacagttagcTTTGTGGTTGTATCATGTCATCATGGACTAGTTTTCTTGGTTCATTGGGCAAGTAAGAAGTCATATGCTGCAAATATAATGTGATCCTATTTGCAGATAGGTGACCAATCCATGGAGCAATCGCATTTGTGGAATGCAGCCCATTTAAATTCATCTTTTGGAACTTTCCACTACTTGACTGTTTAAAACTCACTAATCACGTCAAAAAGATGAAGTTCCACAGAAGTTGCTGTCTAAGAATTAAGGTGAGTATATGAATCCAAGAGAAACGGATGTAAAGAAATGATTAAGGTGGTTCTTGGTGTCCGTGGCGCTGTCTAATGCACATAGTTGAAAATTTCAGCTGAAACTGAAATGTTTCAGTCAAAACGTTCTAGATTTTGAAACGTCAATCAAAATGGAAAGTTGAACCAGGTTTTCCTTCTCAGACGCGCTCTAGTAGTTTCCATTGAAGCTAATAGAGTTACTTAAAACACTCCGTTTCAGCTAAAATCGGGACCATATAAAATCTGTTATCTCTGGCCTTGCGACCTGATATTTAGTTTCAGGGTAAAAGGAACATATTCATTCTTGGCAAATGCTTCTGACTAACATCTAGCTGAAACTGGCTTGGCCACAAAAGCTTTAGACACTGATGATCGGATGAGCAATGTGTAGGTGTAAGCAGAATGAAGGGTTGCTATCCGGCTTTAGAGAAAAAACTGTTGACTAAGTAAATATGCAGAATCTCATGGCATGCTTTAGCAAGTTCAACGAGATGAAAGCCTTTGTATAAACAATGTAGCTAAATATTGAAGATAGTGAGATTCAACAACCTTTTTATTTTGCATATTAAGTAGGTAAACAACCGTAATGGTTACCATTGAAGCATGATCGAATACCAGCTGCCTTATAGCAGTCCCCATACAaacaaagagaagagaaagaatgCAGACTCAAACTACATAATTGCAAAACTTGGACTTGGACAGCCCCCGATAAGATCATACTATCTCAAGAAGTTCATTCCTCTTGGGTTGGATGTTGAGCAAGCATTGTAaaattactagtttgagtaacATGAGCCATTATTTACCAGAATCTCTACTGTGACGCAGAAATAAAAATGAGGAAAGCTTTTTCCTATACTTCAGATGAATCTTTTGATTCCTGATTGTTATGCCTCTGTTCCTTGGGAAGACATTGTATCTAGCTTGTTTAAGTATGCTGCTTCTACTATATTTGCCTACATAATTTTTCACTGAACTGTTCTAGTGTTTATCTTTGAGATATTtggatatatatctatatatatgtacaagCTCATCCTACTTCACGGACAGAACATAAATATAGATCATTTTCTGTTTGTGCTCATAGATATTGAGGAGCCATCACATGGTTTCACACAAAAGTTAAAGCTTGCAGTGTATAAGAGGCACTCATCCAGTTGCCAAATAAGAGTCAGAGCAAGTTCCAAGGATCTAAACATAGTAGAAATCCCTAACCGATGGTATAATCTTGTTGCTGACCTCCCACTGAAACCTCCTCCAGCTCTGCATCCAAAGACGCACAAGCCACTAAAATTTGAAGACTTGTCGCCCCTTTTCCCAGATGAGTTGATTAAGCAAGAGGTGAGTAATGACAGGTTCATTGATATCCCAGATGAAGTTATTGATGTCTATAAGCTCTGGCGACCGACGCCTCTGATTAGGTTTGTCTTGTGACATCGTCATATATTCTGTGACCATTTAAACAAGAAAATGGAACTTATATTTCTTATTGATCAATAGAGCTAGGAGACTGGAGAAGCTGATCGACACCCCAGCAAGAATCTACTACAAGTATGAGGGCACTAGCCCAGCTGGTTCACACAAACCCAATACTGCACTCCCACAAGTCTGGTATAATGCTCAACAAGGAGTGAAAAATGTTGTAACTGAAACTGGTGCTGGCCAATGGGGCAGTTCTTTGGCCTTTGCATGCAGTCTATTTGGACTCAACTGTGAGGCAGGTATATTAAGTTGTTGCTAAGGAAGTTTTTATTCATGCAACTAACTAGCTTAGTTGATTCATTATCCAGGTCTGGCAGGTCCGTGTATCCTATGATCAAAAACCTTATAGGAAACTGATGATGCAAACTTGGGGAGCCAAAGTGCACCCATCACCATCTGGTGTAACTGATGCAGGAAGGAAAATCCTCGAGACAGATCCTTCAAGCCCTGGTAGTTTGGGTATAGCAATCTCAGAAGCTGTAGAGGTTGCAGCTACACATGCTGACACCAAATATTGTTTGGGAAGTGTTTTGAATCATGTCCTGCTACACCAAACTATCATTGGTGAGGAGTGTCTAAAACAGATGGAAGCAGTAGGTGAGACACCAGACATGATCATTGGCTGCACTGGTGGTGGGTCTAATTTTGCGGGTTTGGCATTTCCATTCATTCGAGAAAAGTTAAATGGAAAGATAAATCCAATTATAAGAGCTGTGGAGCCTGCAGCATGCCCTTCACTTACCAAAGGCATTTACACCTATGATTATGGTGACACGGCAGGGATGACACCATTGTTGAAGATGCACACCCTTAGGCATGACTTTGTTCCTGACCCAATTCATGCAGGCAAAAATTCTCGAGTTTGGAATTTGATttcactctctcttttttttttttggattttggcTTATTGATTTGGTCATTAATGTTGCAGGTGGCCTGCGCTACCATGGAATGGCTCCACTAATTTCACATGTTTATCAACTGGGTTTTATGGAAGCTGTTGTGATACCTCAGACTGAATGCTTTCAAGGTGACAGATTTCAGCTATTGACTTCTTTAGTGATAAGGACATGCTTGAAAATTGCAAGAAAAGCTATTtaaaacagaaagaaagaaaggagatttTGCGTAGTAATGGTAATTGAACTTACAACATTGACAACTGTCAAAAATCACATGAAATAATCACCATTGATTGTTAAATATACTTAGCTGCACTTCATGAAAAAGAAGTGTTATAAATGTTGGATGTagtgatataaaatattatactgTATATACAACACAAATATGCATATTCAGTTGCCCTCCACATATTTTTTCTGATATATTCAGTATGTACATGTATGCATATGTACACCATCCACATGCATTTCAAGTGCTACCTCTAAGTTCATTGGAGTATGAGTTATAGTGGTGTATATATTGGATCATGCCCTCATGAGAAGATTTATATTGACTACAATTTTTCTCCAAAGGGCTCTAGGACTATTAATGTAGATTGAGAGACATCTTTAATAATCCAGCCACCAACAGCATTTGGTAAAATTGAAAAGCTTCGTTAGCATCTTTAATGCTGCTTTATGGTTTGGGTGCatgactttttttatttttttggttccaTCTCAACTTTCTGGAGGTCTTACATGTTAATGACTTTGCAACATTATCCTTGAGCTTCATGTTTATACATTCCTGAAACATTATTTCAGTTTAGCTTGTGCTCATGGTGCCTTGGTGACTTTATATCCATTCATTCTTTGGTTCTTATGCCAGCTTGGTTTCCTCCTTTCCCTTTGATTCATCTATTAGTTACTGCATGGTTGCTTTTAGTAGATATACAACTGTCTGATGCTTCAATATGCGTTGTCTGCCACTTGAAATTTCATGGGATTGAAATACCATAATTTTATATAAGTGTTCTTTGACAGGGCACTTTGGAAAACCATACCATGTATCAACACTTTTGGCTGAAATAAATAGGATACTCTTTGAGAAGTCAAGAATTGTAGTATCTTTTCCAAATTCCCAGGAGTGTCAACAGGCTATAAATCATGAAATTGAAGTGTCCATAATATTGGTTGGGATCTGTGGCACTATATCTCTACGTTACATGACCGGGCTTCAAAACACATTAAATataatatcttgtgattgaTGAACTAGACATGCTTCAATAATATGCATGTCTTGGCAAGTAATGTATTATACCTACTCATGGTTAGTTTGTTCGCAAGCATCTGTGGCTTTGGAGCAAATGTGTATGATTCTATACACATCATGCTGGAATTTTactgaaaaaaaatgaagatgtCCCATTTGGTTAAATATTGACCTCAAGTAAGCTGTGGTTTCCAGTAAATTTTATCAGTTGTAGATATTATGCTCTTTTTATATAAGaaattccaagaaaaaaaacCAGCAGGTTCTTGGACTTCACCATACTCTGCACTTCATGCTTCTTCCATCCACAAAGAAGGTCAGGGTAAATTAATGCGTCAATACTTGGTAACCGGTCAGTCTAGGCTTCAGTTTTGCGGctttctcttgcttctttcttgaaatattattccTTTTTTAACACATTAGAAGTACATGCATATACTTGTATCATGTGGTTATTATAAGTCAAAAGGATGAACAACCTATTTTGTTACACTCACTTTTCTCTACTTAATAGGTTGCTAAAAAGATAGGCGGATACTAAGCAAGGATTTTATAAACAGAGTGGTtctgaaattattattttttgattacaGCTGCTTTACAATTTGCCCGTACAGAGGGTCTGATTCCAGCTCCAGAACCAACTCATGCTATAGCAGCCACAATTAGGGAAGCATTACATTGCAAAGAGACGGGAGAAAGAAAAGTTATTCTGATGGCTATGTGTGGTCATGGTCACTTCGATCTAACCGCGTATGAGAAATATTTGCAAGGGGATATGGTTGATTTATCATACTCCAGTGAGAAGGTACAAGCATCTTTAACTGCTGTGCCCTAAGTCATACCCTAGAATATTAGGATCCGACTGCAAATTATTGCTAACAGAATAAGATATTATGAGTGAATGCTGAAAATTATTTATTGCATGGCTGATTGAACAAGCTAAAGTGCTAATACCTGAACTCATTTCTCATGCCTTGGGCTTTCATTGGTTTTCTTCTGATATCAAATCACATTGTTTGCCCCAACTGATTTCAGCTTATATAAGCTCTAATTTTCTTCTCACCACCACTTACTGGCTAGCTGTGGATTTGCCAAATGTATTTTAGTAGCAATCATGCTCTACATAGTCCAGCAATTTGTAGTTTCCTTGTGTAAATATACAATTACTTGGCACATCCAGACTAATGAAGATTACTGTACTATTTTTGCTTGGTGGCACGCCAAGTTTTGCTCTCTGGGAGGATAAGCCTAATGGTAGATCTTATATGTTTTTCCTCTTATgggtaaggctgcaaatgggtcgggtcgaccgtgacccgatccgacctgacctgacccgaattttaggatcTGCGGGTCTGGGTCGGGTTctaaaattggatctgaatcatTTTTTAGATCGGATCTGGGTTTATCAAACGGATCCAACCCGATCCGAATGgacctagagagagagagagagagagagagagagagagagagagagaggaaaagcccTAAGGTCTAAGGGGAATAGGGTTCAAGCGTGGAAggatagcaacaagcataggttcacagaatccaaagaaCCTCAGCCCGTCAGGATACTCTCTCGATCTATTGCACcgttgatacctctggtgtcaGGATACTCTCTTGATCTATTGCACcgttgatacctctggtgtcttggtatctggcttttttttttttccttctgttttttggtttttgtttcttttaacttttgaagggagaaagggaGGGAACACTGAACTGAATTTGGGTCATGTGcctgttttctgcaatggaattggattttggaagaaggtctggggtTTTTTTGGTCCTCGTGTGAGGGGActggggagctgggagacgccaagttccgtccaaccagtcatatagataaaaaatagtgtgatatgaaatttggcttgtagaccgacttagttagtaagtcatgggtcatctgttctgactgaaggtcaattgcaagtctttcaagtcatgggtcacccagcacctcataattatgatatggccaaattagatttgctcaaattttttcccaaaagcacaaaaaattggatctgaacccgatccgacccgatctgATTTTCAACCGGATTGggtttgggtccaaaattaggacctgaACAAAAAATTGGATCGGGTCGGGTTCTATCGGGTCGGGGTAATTCagaacccgacccgatccgacccatttgcactccTACTTATGGTTCCTACTTATGGGGGATAACCTGATGTATGTCATATATGTGCAACAAGGTTAAATTTGGCAATATGAGCTAATCGATTGGGTGTTATGCTAGACCACCGGAGCAAGATTCCAGAAATATAGTCCTGACCAATACCTTTATGCACTAAACATGCATATGTagcaaatatatcaaacatATTTACAAGATGTAATAAACCAGAGGATGATTCTGTCATTAGTAGAATCACTCAAAGCTGGTTATATGGTTGCAGCTTATGGTTCCTGTAGGGGAGGACTATGTATTATTGTGGAACCAGAAAATAACCTGTGTTACGCGGTGGGATTAAATTGAATgactagaaaaaaagaaaaagcagggAACTACATATAAGCAAAAATGATAATTTTGTTGATGTACAAAATGGAATTTAACTAGGACTCCTATATAGCTCAGACTTTTCAACATGAACAGGTCCAATCACAGCACCTGTTCAAGTATTCATTTGACTTAGCTATCCTTCAACTTAGCTATAGCCTTATGTTTTTTGGTGAGGGAGTGAGAAAGAAGGATGGCATCTGGAACATATAAATGTCCAAGAGGGACATGGTATTTGTCCACCCAAGTGACCCAACCGAGTGCCTTACAACTTGCGTTGTTTGGTGATGCGGCACTTTGAGTTGCAGAATCACAAGTTAATTGAAGCCCTTGAAAATATGAGATCAGTGATCAAATCTCAACCATGCAATTGAatagatcatctaaaattaaaatctaaaactaaaaataaaaaaaataaaatttgaaaaatcaaaacTAAATTTCTAAGTCAATGTTCCAAAGTTACAACCACATCACCGATAATGCAGCCTATTGTAGATCTAAGGCTGATTTTCGAGTATGAGGGTTGAATTGActgagagaaagagaagggggaggggtgagagagagaggtggagggTTGCCGCATCCCTTCACTCTCCAAGCCATGCTTAGCTGGACAGGCGGCCATGCTGTAGGATGTCCTTCATGTACAGGGGAATCGAGGGAGGTGAGGGGCATATGGTTGCATGATAGAGGTGTTGACCTCAGCCCTTCTTTCTAAGATGGAGAGCAGATGGTTTGGAAGAGGTGTACTTCGGCCATGCTGCCATTCCAACCTCTATGAGCTATGCTTGGCAAAGATAGGTAGCCATGCCGTCGCTGATCCTCCCTCTCGAACAAGAACAAGGGAGGTGCAGCGAGGGTGCCGGAGAGGGCATGCATCCTTCATATTACTAACCAAACGGATTGGCTGCTCTAAACAGCCACATATGGCACGTTAAAACTGCAGCGTGCTGAACGTTCATGTCGTGGGACATGCCGAGGGGAGTTGAACCCTCCATTAATATAGTTGCATAGATGAGCAGAGATGACTCTGCAGTATTAGTGTCTACAAAAATAAGATAAAGAAGTAAGCTGATTGCATCCCTCTCTACATCTGAAATTATAGTTTGTACTTTTTCACTACTGTATTTGATTAGAGAAGCTCCAAAGCTAAGATGCACAAGCAAGGCTGCTGCCTCTGGCTTTCGAAGTTTCCTAACCAAGATCATCATATATTCACTGACAATATAACTATCGCCAGAATATGGCTCTGGCCTGCATAATAAATGAGAATAAATCATCGACAGCTAGTGTTATCCAGACATCAGATTTGGTGGGATCGGACTTGGACTGTTAATTCGGCCTCAGATTTGGAAACAGCAAACATTAGATAAAGACTCGGATAATTTAGCACCCTGTCAAAGAAGCTAACCATCAGATACCAcatgatgaaacaacacagcgaccATGACCTATGCTTAGCCTCCGGTCATCTGAAAAATAAGTGCACCTCAATCCATCAAGATCACGCTGTGACCACAAAAAACAGCTTAAAGCTTTTGCATAACGCTATTCATCAGCCCACTCAGTGCTGCTAAGAGGCACGTCCTCTGTTTTACAAAACAGAGGCATTGATCAGGCAGCTAACTAGTTCTACAGCAATGAAACCAACATCAACTCACATGACAAATGAACAATTTTGCAAACGTTCAAACTTGCCGGTACAGAGATCCAGGTGCAAGGTTATGCACGCCGAGCTACAATCAAATAAAGGTATCCATGCCAGCAACCCGTAATAACTTGGAGaaacataagaaaaaaaaaaagaaaggaggaacatttgaaatttaataagCAAATGGGAATATCATAAGAAACTCCCACATGATGATTGACCTGCTTGCACATTCCTGTCCACAAAATATTCCCCACCCAATGTAATTCAAATACCAGTTGTAATTCAGATACTAGGAACATTGCCGAGAGCTTCTATCAAGTTTATAGggtagaataccataagccagaGACGTTTGATGGTGAGAGAACTATCACCAGAAAGTCTCCATAAAGACCAGAAAATTGTGTGATGAGTTGCAGCTTATCTACGTGCAATGTTCCCACCACGAGGTGCTTCATAACCACCTCCTGCTCGGGTTGGTGTCTGTACTGATCCATAGGGTGATGGTACCTGAGCTGACCCATAGGGTGATGGTGCCTGCGTTGATCCATAGGGTGCGGCGGTGCTGCCAGAAGAAACTGCTGCCTGAGGCACCACTGTTCCTCGAGGAGCATCATACCCAGATCCTCTCGGAGCCTCATAGCCAGCGCCTCTGGATGCCTCATAGTTGCTGCCTCTAGAAACACCATAGCCAGCCATCCTCGATGCATCATAACTTGCATTTCTTGGAGCATCATATGTAGGGCCCCTGGGTGCATCATATCCAGCCTGGGCAGAAGCAGGTCCAGCAGGACCTCCACCATATTGAGCTGCACCACTAGAGGGCCCACATCCCTGTATTTCAATAATAAGAGGGTGTCTTAGTGCATATACTAGAGACATATAAAAATAGTACCAATGAATaattcttgctttatatttagTCCATTGATAACAAATTAAGAGCTGAAATAACAAAGGTGATGCCGGGAAGCCCAAAGCAAAGACTGCAATTAGAAACAAAATATTACCACCAAAGTGAAATCCAGAGACGAGATTTCTTTTCTTATCCTCTAtaagtaaaagaaaaattagcAATGCCCATTTATTCAATGTACACTGCCTACTGGAAAGATTCTCCAATTTTGAGGTAGccttttattaattaaaattgCCTAAAGCAGTGTCTCAACGGAATCTTCTCAATGGCACAAACCTACTAAATGCCCTATTGTTTAATGTCATCAGACTATCTGACTATTGGTTTCCTGAAGCAAGAAAGAGTACATGCGCATGAATGCACAAGCATATAGGTGATGTGTGACTTGTAAAGAGAGAGGACATCTCATAAGTCAGTACGGTTAGAATACTCATTACATTCTGAGGCAAGTGATCTTGACATGTGGGAAACGAGGATGAAAATTATCTCAGTCAAGTATTTAGACAGTAAGTGGATGAACTTTATTCAAACAACGTGAAGATGATGCTCACTTGTGGTACTCCATAGCCGTCATCATAAGCATTTTGTCCAACAGAATGATGCCCAGATGCATCGTTTTCCTTGTGTGCAGACCTGGTACCAAAATGGCACCCCTACAACACATTACAAGAGCCATGTGAAGCCCTTGATATCCACTAATCACTATAAGTAAACAAAATGATTGCATTCAGAAAGGCAGTCAGGCCGATATATGTATGTCACACATACCTAAAGCACTGGCACCACTTCTATCAAGGTTACTAGCATTTGTCAATTCAGCACGTAGTTTTTCCACCTCCCTAACCATGGAAACATAGTTCTTTTCCATTACCTGGAGAGACTCATAGTGGTCAATGCGCAGTTTTCTTTCATAATCATATGTAGCTCTGCAATGGAAAAACATAAATATTGAGCTTAAACATCTGCATATTAACCCCCGTCCCCAACCCCCCAAAATATCTCTCAACAATAAACTTTACAGCAGAGATTATGACCTGCAATGTTGATATTCCTGTCTAAGAGCATCCAGCTCAGACATTAGTGCTGGGATTTGCTGAGCATCAGCATGGCTCCTCTGCAGATCCTGGGTAAGTTGTTGCACTTTTGAGATGAGTTCCTGTCTCGCTGCAATCAAGCTTTGAGCTTCCGCACGAGCCTGTTTGCAACTCCACTTTAACAGGTTCAGAGGCTTTCAAGTCAGCTTCCATCTTTGCTATCTTGTCTTTGAGGACTCTCAATTGTTGCTCTTGCTCAGAATTGACAGCACCATTACGGGTCTGAAATCTCTGCAAATCCTGTTGAGCAGCAGCCAGTTGTTGCCTCAGAGAGGAATGTGTTGCTGCAAGCCTTTCATTCTCTGTTGCAAGCCTTCGCATCTCCATATGTTGATGAGCAAGCTTCTGCTCCATAATTTCTGGAGGAGGCAACATATCAAATGGAAAGGCACCAGGTGGAGGGCGGATGCCTGGACCAAATGGCTCAGGGTGTAGCATGCCAGGGCTAGGAAGAGGCCGACGTAAATGAGGAGGTGGTATACGGCCTTTGCTTCCCATCAGAATCAACAGAATCAGGTCTGCAATGATGGAATAACAGAAAATTGACACCCTAGGAAAGATGA
This genomic window from Phoenix dactylifera cultivar Barhee BC4 unplaced genomic scaffold, palm_55x_up_171113_PBpolish2nd_filt_p 002179F, whole genome shotgun sequence contains:
- the LOC120109432 gene encoding tryptophan synthase beta chain 2-like codes for the protein MATALRPASPAAGYLLRPLSDIEEPSHGFTQKLKLAVYKRHSSSCQIRVRASSKDLNIVEIPNRWYNLVADLPLKPPPALHPKTHKPLKFEDLSPLFPDELIKQEVSNDRFIDIPDEVIDVYKLWRPTPLIRARRLEKLIDTPARIYYKYEGTSPAGSHKPNTALPQVWYNAQQGVKNVVTETGAGQWGSSLAFACSLFGLNCEVWQVRVSYDQKPYRKLMMQTWGAKVHPSPSGVTDAGRKILETDPSSPGSLGIAISEAVEVAATHADTKYCLGSVLNHVLLHQTIIGEECLKQMEAVGETPDMIIGCTGGGSNFAGLAFPFIREKLNGKINPIIRAVEPAACPSLTKGIYTYDYGDTAGMTPLLKMHTLRHDFVPDPIHAGGLRYHGMAPLISHVYQLGFMEAVVIPQTECFQAALQFARTEGLIPAPEPTHAIAATIREALHCKETGERKVILMAMCGHGHFDLTAYEKYLQGDMVDLSYSSEKVQASLTAVP